A section of the Hippea sp. KM1 genome encodes:
- the folP gene encoding dihydropteroate synthase: MIELLKINDIGEAKRLIKGIGVDSVAIGLMDKKAVCYAVRVFGCRFYHANILKQEALSLGIDVAVEKGVVTAQTQITDCLIMGDAKRLIKLADKLSIQDFAFLKKLSFRLKKALEGVLEGSFVWRVKDRVFDLKDDYLIMGILNVTPDSFSDGGEFNSIDAALKRTEQLIEEGADIIDVGGESTRPGSEFVPLDEELKRVVPVVEAIKRRFDVVVSVDTYKSRVAEEVLDRGVEIINDISGLGFDDRLVDVLSNSDCGIVDMHIKGTPKDMQKDPTYEHLLGEINDRFEGILNRLKEAGIDEERVVLDPGVGFGKRFEDNLTILNHLEAFRVWGRPILIGTSRKSFIGAVLGVGNPKDRLFGTVASNVVALLRGASIFRVHDVKAHREALRLAKAIVDETF; encoded by the coding sequence ATGATAGAGCTGCTTAAGATAAACGACATAGGTGAGGCCAAAAGACTCATAAAGGGTATTGGTGTTGATAGTGTCGCTATAGGCCTGATGGATAAAAAGGCCGTCTGTTATGCGGTTAGGGTGTTTGGATGCAGGTTCTATCATGCCAACATCTTAAAGCAGGAGGCCCTTTCTTTGGGTATCGATGTTGCCGTTGAAAAGGGTGTTGTGACAGCCCAGACCCAGATCACAGACTGCCTTATAATGGGCGATGCAAAAAGATTAATTAAGCTTGCCGATAAGTTATCCATTCAGGATTTTGCATTTCTAAAGAAGCTATCCTTTAGGCTTAAAAAGGCCCTTGAAGGGGTTTTGGAAGGAAGCTTTGTATGGAGGGTGAAGGATAGGGTTTTTGATTTAAAAGACGATTATTTGATAATGGGCATATTGAATGTGACGCCTGACTCCTTCTCTGACGGAGGCGAGTTTAACAGCATAGATGCTGCGTTGAAAAGGACGGAGCAGTTGATTGAGGAGGGTGCCGATATTATCGATGTTGGCGGAGAATCAACAAGGCCTGGCAGCGAATTTGTGCCTTTGGATGAGGAGTTGAAGCGAGTTGTTCCTGTTGTGGAGGCCATAAAGAGGCGCTTTGATGTTGTTGTGTCTGTTGATACATACAAATCGAGGGTTGCAGAAGAGGTTTTGGATAGGGGCGTTGAGATAATAAACGATATAAGCGGATTGGGGTTTGATGATAGGCTGGTCGATGTTCTTTCAAACAGCGACTGCGGTATAGTTGATATGCACATAAAAGGAACGCCAAAGGATATGCAGAAAGACCCGACATACGAACATCTGCTTGGCGAGATCAACGATAGATTTGAAGGGATCTTGAATAGGCTTAAAGAGGCCGGCATCGACGAAGAAAGGGTTGTGCTTGATCCGGGTGTTGGCTTTGGCAAGAGGTTTGAGGATAACCTAACTATACTAAATCACCTTGAGGCATTCAGGGTGTGGGGCAGACCTATTCTTATAGGGACATCAAGAAAGAGTTTTATCGGTGCGGTTTTGGGGGTTGGCAACCCCAAAGATAGGCTTTTTGGGACTGTTGCTTCCAATGTTGTGGCACTCTTAAGGGGGGCATCGATCTTCAGGGTTCACGATGTTAAGGCGCACAGGGAGGCCTTAAGGCTTGCAAAGGCCATAGTGGATGAGACCTTCTAA
- a CDS encoding glycine cleavage system protein R, producing the protein MGKYFYALTVIGRDKPGIVAAVSEVLFNKGISIEDSISTLLGDQFTMTLIISSDTNYGVLELKKAFAKARKDLELSISLRRIDKDEATTREPENLYSVSVYGTDRVGIVYGISKAFADNGINILDLRTRLTKGEPPMYVMILDVDLPKGMDESAFRGILDRACKKINVDYSIRKVETYEL; encoded by the coding sequence ATGGGTAAGTATTTTTATGCCCTTACGGTTATAGGAAGGGATAAACCTGGTATAGTGGCTGCTGTTTCTGAGGTTCTGTTCAATAAGGGTATATCGATTGAGGATTCCATCTCCACGCTGCTTGGGGATCAGTTTACCATGACGCTAATAATATCGTCAGATACCAATTACGGCGTGCTTGAGCTAAAAAAGGCCTTTGCAAAAGCAAGGAAGGATTTAGAATTGAGTATTTCCCTAAGAAGGATAGATAAGGATGAAGCCACAACAAGGGAGCCTGAGAACCTATACAGCGTGTCGGTTTATGGCACAGATAGGGTGGGCATTGTTTATGGGATTTCCAAGGCCTTTGCAGATAACGGCATAAACATACTCGACTTAAGAACCAGGCTGACAAAGGGTGAGCCCCCCATGTATGTGATGATTTTGGATGTGGATCTGCCCAAAGGGATGGATGAGTCTGCCTTTAGAGGGATACTCGATAGGGCGTGCAAGAAGATCAATGTCGATTACTCCATTAGAAAAGTCGAAACCTATGAGCTTTAG
- a CDS encoding OmpP1/FadL family transporter, translated as MSLRKRLFSAAIAAGLVFGAANMSHATNGYYMIATGAKSLGMAGAVVANPQDASTIIQNPAGIAWLRNTTFDVGGAIFTPPRKMNGHKSDSNIFMIPSAGFAYNPMGCNCGTPHFVFGIGMYGISGMGVDWSNNNLTGTGRLKKAYSNMQMMEMSIGGAYRFNDQLSIGFAPVFVYQAMGLEYGFSDNSSASLDTTNAYGLGFDLGVVYKLNDMIQLGLVYKSERWMQKLEWNVTKPSPTTAAGMMINSNKVKMRLNMPQQIALGVNFRPIEPLRLEADVRWINYHKVMNEVDTTGMGQPTWNFHWHNQWVFAFGAEYQATRALTLRAGFNYAKSPIKDDDLNANIVAPAIVETHLTAGLSYSFTKNLEASFAYAHAFEHKQSHKNTSVQNLMMYGPETKIKMHQDTFAFQLSYTF; from the coding sequence ATGTCTTTGAGGAAGAGGCTTTTTAGTGCAGCAATAGCTGCTGGTTTGGTTTTTGGTGCGGCCAATATGTCTCATGCTACAAATGGATATTACATGATAGCAACAGGCGCTAAGTCTTTGGGTATGGCAGGTGCAGTTGTTGCAAATCCGCAGGATGCATCAACGATCATCCAGAACCCTGCAGGTATTGCCTGGTTGAGGAATACGACATTTGATGTTGGTGGAGCAATATTTACGCCCCCAAGGAAAATGAACGGCCACAAAAGCGATTCCAACATATTTATGATACCTTCAGCTGGTTTTGCCTACAATCCTATGGGTTGTAATTGCGGCACACCCCACTTTGTTTTTGGTATAGGTATGTATGGTATCTCCGGTATGGGTGTTGATTGGAGTAATAATAATTTAACTGGCACTGGAAGGCTTAAGAAAGCATACTCTAACATGCAGATGATGGAGATGTCTATTGGTGGTGCATATAGGTTCAATGATCAGTTGTCTATAGGTTTTGCTCCTGTATTTGTTTATCAAGCTATGGGTTTGGAGTATGGTTTTTCAGATAACTCCAGTGCTTCCTTGGATACAACAAACGCATATGGCTTGGGTTTTGATCTTGGTGTTGTTTATAAATTAAACGATATGATTCAACTGGGTCTTGTTTATAAATCTGAAAGATGGATGCAAAAGCTTGAATGGAATGTTACAAAACCAAGTCCTACAACAGCCGCAGGCATGATGATTAACAGTAATAAGGTTAAAATGAGATTGAATATGCCGCAGCAGATCGCTTTAGGTGTTAACTTCAGGCCAATTGAGCCCCTTAGACTTGAGGCTGATGTTAGATGGATTAATTACCATAAGGTTATGAATGAAGTTGATACAACTGGCATGGGTCAGCCAACCTGGAATTTCCATTGGCATAATCAATGGGTATTTGCCTTTGGTGCCGAATATCAAGCAACAAGGGCTTTAACACTTAGGGCTGGTTTTAACTATGCAAAGAGCCCAATCAAAGATGATGATTTGAATGCTAACATAGTTGCTCCGGCTATTGTGGAAACACACCTAACAGCGGGTTTGAGTTATAGCTTTACAAAGAATCTGGAGGCCTCATTTGCCTATGCACATGCATTTGAGCATAAACAGAGCCATAAAAATACATCCGTGCAAAATCTAATGATGTATGGTCCTGAGACGAAAATCAAAATGCACCAGGATACTTTTGCATTCCAGCTAAGCTATACCTTCTAA
- a CDS encoding FmdE family protein, whose amino-acid sequence MQEMFKAHREIVNSITSLDETEKELLYSALNIHGHFCGGMPMGYLAGLAGLKALGTTRELSMDKEVIVYVGDHHAGGCFADGVQFATGCTFGKGIMSKDPRGKWAYMLIDKKSKKAVKVTVKPEIMQAAFDAPFITKYRLKGIPPAEVDQDVAKQAFLGLFGKKLEDIVNIEGPFNYDPKKGNSCFNLAFCDKCGDAVAENYLRVEDGKKVCLDCFTYTNLIERK is encoded by the coding sequence ATGCAAGAGATGTTTAAAGCCCACAGGGAGATCGTAAACTCCATAACGAGCCTGGATGAGACAGAAAAGGAGTTGCTCTATTCGGCCCTAAACATTCACGGCCATTTTTGCGGCGGTATGCCAATGGGTTATCTGGCCGGCCTTGCAGGCTTGAAGGCCTTAGGCACAACAAGGGAGCTTAGCATGGACAAGGAGGTTATAGTCTATGTGGGCGACCACCACGCAGGCGGTTGTTTTGCAGACGGTGTCCAGTTTGCAACAGGATGCACATTTGGAAAAGGTATCATGAGCAAAGACCCAAGGGGTAAATGGGCCTACATGTTGATAGACAAAAAAAGCAAAAAGGCCGTAAAGGTTACGGTAAAACCCGAAATCATGCAGGCGGCTTTTGATGCACCGTTTATAACTAAATACAGGCTAAAGGGCATCCCTCCTGCTGAGGTTGATCAGGATGTGGCAAAACAGGCGTTCTTAGGTCTGTTTGGCAAAAAACTTGAGGATATAGTCAACATAGAAGGACCGTTTAACTATGACCCAAAAAAGGGCAACTCCTGCTTCAATTTGGCATTCTGCGACAAATGCGGAGATGCGGTTGCTGAGAATTACCTAAGGGTGGAAGACGGCAAGAAGGTATGCCTGGATTGTTTCACATACACCAACCTCATTGAGAGGAAATAG
- the def gene encoding peptide deformylase: MPVRDIVIYPDQRLKTVCDEIRNIDEKTLKVAKDLLETMRYYNHTVGIAAPQIGELVRIIAVDASKNKKGQKINHGELVMINPEILDWSSIIKTREGCLSVPDYTGNVNRARKITVKYWDLDGKEHQFDTEGFEAVVIQHEIDHLDGILFIDRIISKRTDLFRRKNYG, translated from the coding sequence ATGCCTGTTAGAGATATAGTGATTTACCCTGATCAGAGATTGAAGACCGTATGTGATGAGATTAGGAATATAGATGAAAAAACGCTCAAGGTTGCTAAGGATCTATTGGAAACCATGCGCTATTACAACCATACAGTCGGTATAGCTGCCCCCCAGATAGGTGAACTTGTGAGGATTATAGCCGTTGATGCATCGAAGAATAAAAAGGGGCAGAAGATAAATCACGGCGAGCTTGTTATGATAAACCCCGAGATTTTAGATTGGAGCAGCATAATAAAAACGAGAGAAGGGTGCTTAAGCGTGCCGGATTATACGGGTAATGTCAACAGGGCGAGGAAGATTACTGTAAAATACTGGGATTTAGACGGTAAGGAGCACCAATTCGACACAGAGGGCTTTGAGGCTGTGGTTATTCAACACGAGATAGACCATTTAGACGGTATTTTGTTTATAGATAGAATCATCTCAAAAAGAACCGATCTTTTCAGGCGAAAAAATTACGGCTAA
- the ftsH gene encoding ATP-dependent zinc metalloprotease FtsH has translation MSPVYRNAFLWMIIAVLMILLFNLFNNKNYTYARLSYTKLISLIDSGKVKKANFEGNDVYVITKDGKRYKSYVPEVKEIADKLANSGVAVNIKPPQNNSLLTNILIYWAPMIVFIFLWFYFMNQMNKGGKALSFGKSNARMFVSDPKNRITFKDVAGIDEVKDELLELIEFLKNPKKFTKIGAKIPKGVLLVGAPGTGKTLVAKAVAGEAGVPFFTISGSDFVEMFVGVGASRVRDLFNQAKRNAPCIVFIDEIDAVGRQRGAGVGGGNDEREQTLNQLLVEMDGFQTDTNIIVMAATNRPDVLDPALLRPGRFDRRIVVPKPDVKGRLEILKVHTRKIPLGDDVDLEVIAKSTSGFVGADLANLVNEAALIAARRNKSKVEMEDFDLAKDKVLLGPERKNVIISDREKRITAYHESGHAIVAKMLPNTDPVHKVSIIPRGMALGITQQLPEDDKYTYDREYLMNRMAVLMGGRAAEEVILNNITTGAGNDIERATEIARKMVCEWGMSSLGPIHLADEGKEVFLGRDIAVKKSISEETAKLIDAEVRKLVEEAYRMAVEIIEDNRDKIEKMAQKLLEKEVLDAREIDEILGLSDDRAA, from the coding sequence ATGTCGCCCGTTTATCGCAATGCGTTTTTGTGGATGATTATAGCGGTGTTGATGATACTGTTGTTTAACCTGTTCAACAACAAGAATTACACCTATGCGAGACTGAGCTATACAAAACTCATATCGCTAATTGATAGCGGCAAGGTCAAGAAGGCCAATTTTGAGGGCAACGATGTTTATGTAATCACCAAAGACGGTAAGCGGTATAAATCATATGTTCCTGAGGTTAAGGAGATAGCCGACAAGCTTGCAAACAGTGGTGTTGCTGTGAATATAAAACCCCCGCAAAACAACTCCCTGCTTACCAATATACTGATCTATTGGGCGCCGATGATTGTCTTTATCTTCTTGTGGTTTTATTTCATGAACCAGATGAACAAGGGGGGTAAGGCGCTAAGCTTTGGTAAGAGCAATGCGCGAATGTTTGTAAGCGATCCAAAAAACCGCATAACATTTAAGGATGTGGCCGGTATAGATGAGGTTAAGGATGAATTGCTTGAGCTTATAGAGTTTTTGAAGAATCCAAAGAAGTTTACAAAGATAGGAGCAAAGATACCAAAGGGTGTATTGTTGGTTGGTGCACCAGGCACCGGTAAGACGCTTGTTGCAAAGGCTGTAGCCGGTGAGGCCGGCGTGCCGTTTTTTACCATAAGCGGCTCGGATTTTGTTGAGATGTTTGTCGGTGTTGGCGCAAGCAGGGTGAGGGATCTGTTTAATCAGGCCAAAAGGAACGCCCCGTGCATTGTGTTTATCGATGAGATAGATGCGGTTGGAAGACAGCGTGGGGCTGGTGTCGGTGGTGGAAACGATGAAAGGGAGCAGACGCTAAACCAACTGCTTGTTGAGATGGACGGTTTCCAGACCGATACCAACATCATAGTTATGGCTGCAACAAACAGGCCCGATGTTCTGGATCCGGCCTTGTTGAGGCCTGGCAGGTTCGATAGAAGGATCGTTGTGCCAAAACCGGATGTAAAGGGCAGGCTTGAGATATTGAAGGTTCATACAAGGAAGATTCCTTTGGGGGATGATGTTGATTTAGAGGTTATAGCAAAAAGCACATCAGGGTTTGTTGGGGCCGATCTGGCCAATTTGGTGAACGAGGCGGCCTTGATTGCTGCAAGGAGGAATAAGAGCAAGGTTGAGATGGAGGATTTTGACCTTGCGAAGGATAAGGTTCTGCTTGGGCCTGAGAGGAAGAATGTCATAATTAGCGATAGGGAGAAGAGAATAACAGCATACCATGAGTCTGGGCATGCCATTGTTGCAAAGATGTTGCCCAATACAGACCCGGTGCATAAGGTTAGCATAATCCCCAGGGGCATGGCCTTGGGTATTACACAGCAGCTGCCAGAGGATGATAAATACACATACGATAGGGAATATCTGATGAACAGGATGGCCGTTTTGATGGGCGGAAGGGCAGCAGAGGAGGTTATTCTAAACAACATAACAACCGGTGCGGGCAACGATATAGAGAGGGCAACCGAGATTGCAAGGAAAATGGTCTGCGAATGGGGCATGAGCTCTTTGGGTCCTATCCATCTGGCCGATGAGGGTAAAGAGGTTTTCTTGGGCAGGGATATTGCCGTTAAGAAGAGCATATCGGAGGAGACGGCCAAGTTGATAGATGCCGAGGTGAGGAAACTGGTTGAGGAGGCCTATAGAATGGCCGTTGAGATAATAGAGGATAACAGGGATAAGATAGAAAAGATGGCTCAGAAGCTCCTTGAAAAAGAGGTTTTAGATGCAAGAGAGATCGATGAGATTTTGGGGTTGAGCGATGATAGAGCTGCTTAA
- the uvrB gene encoding excinuclease ABC subunit UvrB yields the protein MGIFKLKSDYEPAGDQPRVIEELVNNLKRGVKYQVLLGVTGSGKTFTIANVIARIDKPVLVISHNKTLAAQLYNEFSAFFPENAVEYFISYYDYYQPEAYIPRTDTYIAKDSSINDEIDRLKQKTVMSLLTRRDVIVVASVSCIYGAGEKEDYSKLAFYINVGDKLSRKDILSTFVELLYTRNDINFERGTFRVRGDVIDIYPSYMRNLAIRIELFDDEVDRIVMFDPLTNRVVEERESVAIFPANFFITTKEKKERAIKSIKEELKERVEYFKSRGKLLEAQRIEERTNFDLEMIEQTGTCAGIENYSRHFSNRKPGEPPGTLIDYFGDGFLVIIDESHVTLPQLKGMYRGDYSRKKTLVDYGFRLPSALDNRPLRFEELMERWDQVIFVSATPDEFEINLSNGVVVEQIIRPTGLMEPPVEVRPMDNAVDDLYSEIKKATEKGGKVLITTLSKRMAEDLSEYYNELGLKTKYMHSELNAIERAKIISDLRNDKFDCIIGVNLLREGLDIPEVNLVAILDADKEGFLRSTTSLIQTSGRAARNAESKVIFYANKMTDSMKKAIDEIERRRRIQAEYNKKHGIEPKTIVKSKDNKMLQMCNLDYMDTLEGFDLQLKPKDIPKRIKQLQRLLKDAVKKMDFESAIKYRDEIEKLKKLDLEV from the coding sequence ATGGGGATATTCAAGCTAAAGAGCGATTATGAGCCTGCAGGCGATCAACCCAGGGTTATAGAGGAGCTGGTAAACAACCTCAAGAGGGGTGTTAAGTATCAAGTCTTATTGGGTGTTACAGGCAGTGGCAAGACATTTACCATTGCAAATGTCATAGCCCGGATCGACAAGCCTGTTTTGGTAATATCCCACAACAAAACGCTGGCTGCTCAGCTTTACAATGAATTCTCTGCGTTCTTTCCAGAGAACGCCGTTGAATATTTTATTAGCTATTACGATTACTATCAACCAGAGGCCTATATTCCCCGAACGGATACCTATATAGCCAAAGATTCATCCATAAACGACGAGATAGACAGGCTTAAGCAAAAAACCGTAATGAGCCTTTTGACCCGCAGGGATGTGATTGTCGTGGCGAGCGTTTCCTGTATATACGGAGCGGGCGAGAAGGAGGATTATTCGAAGCTTGCATTTTATATCAATGTGGGTGATAAGCTCTCAAGAAAGGATATACTTTCGACTTTTGTTGAGCTTTTATATACAAGGAACGATATAAACTTTGAGCGTGGCACATTCAGGGTTAGGGGGGATGTTATTGATATATATCCATCTTATATGAGGAATCTGGCCATAAGGATAGAGTTGTTTGACGATGAGGTGGATAGAATTGTTATGTTTGACCCCCTTACCAACAGGGTTGTTGAGGAGAGGGAATCTGTTGCTATATTTCCTGCCAATTTCTTTATTACGACAAAGGAGAAGAAGGAGAGGGCCATAAAATCGATTAAGGAAGAGCTAAAGGAGAGGGTTGAATACTTCAAAAGCAGGGGTAAGCTACTTGAGGCCCAAAGGATTGAAGAGAGAACGAACTTTGACCTTGAGATGATAGAGCAGACAGGTACATGCGCAGGCATTGAGAATTACTCCAGACACTTCTCAAACCGAAAACCCGGTGAACCGCCAGGGACATTGATAGATTACTTCGGGGATGGTTTTTTGGTTATAATAGACGAATCCCATGTGACGCTTCCGCAGCTAAAGGGCATGTATAGGGGGGATTATTCCAGGAAAAAGACGCTTGTGGATTACGGGTTTAGGCTTCCTTCTGCATTGGACAACAGGCCGCTTAGGTTTGAGGAACTCATGGAGAGATGGGATCAGGTTATCTTTGTTTCTGCAACCCCTGATGAATTTGAGATTAATCTATCCAATGGGGTTGTTGTTGAGCAGATCATAAGGCCAACGGGGCTTATGGAACCGCCCGTTGAGGTAAGACCTATGGATAATGCCGTGGATGATCTATACTCTGAAATAAAAAAGGCAACTGAAAAGGGTGGCAAGGTTCTGATAACCACGCTGAGCAAGAGGATGGCTGAGGATCTGAGTGAGTATTACAATGAATTGGGATTAAAAACGAAATATATGCATTCTGAACTAAACGCCATAGAGCGGGCAAAGATCATAAGCGATTTAAGGAATGATAAATTCGATTGCATCATCGGCGTTAACCTGTTGAGGGAGGGGCTTGATATACCAGAGGTAAACCTCGTGGCTATACTGGATGCTGATAAGGAGGGTTTTTTGCGTTCAACCACAAGCCTGATTCAGACATCCGGAAGGGCGGCCAGGAATGCAGAATCCAAAGTGATATTCTATGCCAACAAAATGACCGACTCGATGAAGAAAGCCATTGATGAGATAGAAAGAAGGCGCAGGATTCAGGCAGAATACAACAAAAAACACGGCATAGAGCCCAAAACCATAGTAAAATCCAAGGATAACAAGATGCTTCAGATGTGCAATCTGGATTACATGGATACGCTGGAGGGGTTTGATCTTCAGCTAAAGCCTAAGGATATACCCAAAAGGATAAAACAGCTTCAAAGGCTTCTTAAGGATGCGGTTAAGAAGATGGATTTTGAGTCTGCTATAAAATACAGAGACGAAATAGAGAAGCTCAAAAAGCTTGACCTTGAGGTATAA
- a CDS encoding sulfite exporter TauE/SafE family protein: protein MTPTVSVLGITFVIIWAASFLFAMLGLGGGMVYVPVMKWLGFDLKTIAIPLGLLLNGLNTGLAMIPYHKAKLIDYKGALPFALAAIIGAPFGVYTVQFIPTRIVLILFIIAVLIAAAKVFISTKAPDEDNLIEFKKRLIYGGASGLLIGFIGGMLGIGGGFLAAPILMSMGYGAKRAAATTAYVVTFSSASGFLGHVAEGHFDITTTAVLVVAVLLGSQLGARFTVKRAKPKTIKTIYAIILLLIAVKLTLGLFGIRFR from the coding sequence ATGACACCCACTGTGTCTGTCTTGGGTATAACATTCGTCATTATATGGGCAGCTTCATTCTTATTTGCCATGCTGGGGCTTGGCGGCGGCATGGTGTATGTCCCTGTAATGAAGTGGCTGGGCTTTGACCTAAAAACCATAGCCATACCGCTTGGGCTTCTGCTTAATGGGCTTAATACCGGCCTTGCCATGATACCTTACCACAAAGCAAAGCTTATCGATTACAAAGGCGCCCTACCCTTTGCTTTAGCAGCCATCATCGGGGCGCCCTTTGGCGTATATACGGTTCAATTCATACCGACACGCATTGTCTTGATACTGTTCATCATAGCCGTATTGATTGCTGCTGCCAAGGTGTTTATATCAACAAAGGCTCCAGATGAGGACAACCTCATAGAGTTTAAAAAAAGGCTCATATACGGCGGTGCAAGCGGCCTTTTGATAGGTTTTATAGGCGGCATGCTGGGCATAGGCGGTGGATTTTTGGCAGCTCCAATCCTAATGAGTATGGGGTATGGTGCAAAAAGGGCTGCTGCCACAACGGCCTATGTCGTCACATTCTCATCCGCCAGCGGATTTTTAGGCCATGTTGCAGAGGGGCATTTTGACATTACAACGACAGCCGTGCTTGTGGTGGCCGTTCTGCTTGGTTCTCAACTGGGCGCCAGATTCACTGTAAAGAGGGCAAAACCCAAGACAATCAAAACAATTTATGCTATAATTCTATTGCTTATTGCTGTTAAGTTGACACTGGGTTTATTTGGGATACGATTTAGATGA
- a CDS encoding radical SAM protein translates to MLKYLVEGNCRLCPRNCKANRSRGRGLCKTSSKLEIASFNLHFGEEPPISGKNGSGTIFFAGCNMGCIYCQNYPISQLKSAFREVEIDELADIMIRLQKRGAHNINFVTPSHFAHLLVDAIELARSKGLSIPIVYNTSSYDKEEVIYALEGYVDVYLGDLKYTDDKLSMELSGVNDYFDVATRALKAMFNTKGRLVLEDGIAKQGLIVRHLVLPGCIENSKKALLWIRDNLPDVDVSVMFQYFPAYKAFLHPLIKRKISPDEYFEIVDFVHELGLKGYIQQV, encoded by the coding sequence ATGTTAAAGTATCTTGTTGAGGGCAACTGCAGGCTCTGCCCGAGGAATTGTAAGGCGAACAGGAGCAGGGGCAGAGGGCTGTGTAAGACCTCAAGCAAGTTAGAGATAGCAAGCTTCAACCTCCATTTTGGCGAAGAACCCCCCATAAGCGGTAAAAACGGATCGGGCACGATATTTTTTGCCGGTTGCAATATGGGCTGCATATATTGCCAGAATTACCCCATAAGCCAGCTAAAGAGCGCATTTAGGGAGGTTGAGATTGATGAGCTTGCCGATATAATGATAAGACTCCAAAAAAGGGGTGCTCATAATATAAATTTTGTCACGCCGTCCCATTTTGCTCACCTGCTTGTGGATGCTATTGAACTTGCAAGGTCTAAGGGCTTGAGTATTCCCATTGTTTACAACACCAGTTCGTATGATAAGGAAGAGGTGATTTACGCCTTGGAAGGCTATGTGGATGTCTATCTGGGGGATTTAAAATACACCGACGATAAGCTTTCGATGGAGCTTTCTGGTGTGAATGACTATTTTGATGTGGCAACAAGGGCCTTGAAGGCCATGTTTAACACCAAAGGCAGGCTCGTTTTAGAAGATGGTATAGCAAAGCAGGGGCTTATTGTCAGACACCTTGTTCTACCCGGTTGCATAGAGAACAGCAAAAAGGCGCTTCTGTGGATAAGGGACAATCTGCCCGATGTCGATGTTTCTGTGATGTTTCAATACTTTCCGGCATATAAGGCCTTCTTGCATCCGCTCATAAAAAGAAAGATAAGCCCGGATGAGTATTTTGAGATAGTCGATTTTGTCCATGAGTTGGGCCTTAAGGGTTATATTCAACAGGTATAG
- a CDS encoding NifB/NifX family molybdenum-iron cluster-binding protein, with protein sequence MKIAFPTNNLKTISSHTSLSKYFAIIEIRDGKVTDRVAIKNPIPELAKQTQTEEPNRGLGAGRIVPQLLNGVDVFIVNQIGDGMKTNLNAAGIKVIETQIKDIKTIINEFLEV encoded by the coding sequence ATGAAGATCGCATTTCCAACAAACAACTTAAAAACAATCTCATCACACACATCCCTTAGCAAATACTTTGCCATAATAGAGATAAGGGACGGCAAGGTCACAGACAGGGTGGCCATAAAAAACCCGATACCGGAGCTTGCAAAGCAAACCCAGACAGAGGAGCCCAATAGGGGCTTGGGTGCTGGCAGGATAGTCCCACAGCTTCTAAACGGCGTCGATGTGTTTATAGTCAACCAGATCGGAGACGGCATGAAGACAAACCTAAACGCTGCTGGCATAAAGGTTATAGAAACCCAGATTAAAGACATAAAAACGATTATAAACGAGTTTCTGGAGGTATAG
- a CDS encoding ArsR/SmtB family transcription factor: MKNLEAYEFKTQVVKAFAHPLRLAICEYLLKIKQPKCVNHIAGEFNKNQSVISKHLSILQQAGIVKVEKEGVFVRYTLSNPQITQALIKSINELAKHNAKMSSKIAESL; encoded by the coding sequence ATGAAAAACTTAGAGGCTTACGAATTCAAAACGCAGGTGGTTAAGGCGTTTGCCCACCCTTTGCGCCTTGCCATCTGCGAATACTTATTAAAAATAAAACAGCCAAAGTGTGTAAACCACATAGCGGGGGAGTTTAACAAGAACCAGTCTGTAATATCCAAACATCTCTCGATTCTGCAACAGGCCGGGATAGTTAAGGTGGAAAAGGAAGGGGTCTTTGTGCGCTATACCCTCTCAAACCCGCAGATCACACAAGCCCTGATAAAATCCATAAACGAACTGGCCAAGCACAACGCCAAGATGAGCTCAAAGATAGCAGAGTCCCTTTAG